In Lytechinus variegatus isolate NC3 chromosome 13, Lvar_3.0, whole genome shotgun sequence, the DNA window TTTGCTTTGAAGACGCCCTGACGTATACGTATCTGTTCCTTAACTTCTTGGCAATGCCTACAATctgaaaatttagttttgaagACGACCTTATGTTTTTTAGCTAACCCCTTCCCTAAACAAGTTCCCGAACTTCTGGAAATGCATCTTTTTCTAGAATCAGTAGATCAGTAATGATGCAATGCGATCCTTGATCCTTCCAGTGTACAACCCTGTGTTCCACTTGACTGTAAGGCAGAGAGATAGGTAGCTGTACGGACAGCGTGGGccatttatttttctgaatatttgaTTAAACGTTTGAAATCATTGTGAAAACGAACAAGATATTCCTAAAGCAGTAGAGCGTAGAGAAGATTGCTCCAGCCACTTTTCGCAGAATAGGCCTATCCAACATGGAGCAATATTCAGAATCTATACAGAGTTCATCGGTCATAGATCACGTGAACGCAACCATTGCTTCTGATTGGTCGTGGACCCCGATCAAGTGGTCTTGGTGGATAATCATCCAATTAGTGCTGGCTATCTTGGGGATATCGGGGAATCTCTTGGTCATTCTTGTTCTATTTCAGCGTAGATCTTACCGGAAGCCTACCGATATTCTAATTGGCGGTCTCGCAGCCGCCGATTTCATCACGTCCATCTTCATGATTCCTCAACCGAAGCTATCAGGCGTCCCCGATACCATCCTGGGCGAGATCGCCTGCAAACTGATATATTCATCTGTATTCCTATGGATATCGATCAGCTGCTCCGTTTTCACTCTCACTGCTATCTCGATAGAACGATATATCGCGGTGGTCCACCCTTTCCAATTCAAACACTGGGTGACGCCAAAGAAAATCGCCATTTGGTTTGTTATTATCGCCTTGGCAGCGATCGCGATAAACAGTCGCACGTTCGGTACAACCTGGGTTGACGGCGAACATGGGAAATGTACACATAGATACAGCGACAAGGGTGTTCAGACATTTTCTGGAATCATGGTGTTCTTGGTCCTCTTTATCATCCCCACTCTTATAATGCTAGTGTCTTACTCCCTCATCGCCCGCAGCTTACGCATAAGGTCCAAGCAGTATAAGCTCCAACATAGCGTCCAGAAGAGCGGCCATGGGTCAGGTCCATCAGACAGGCTCCTGATCGCCAGGAACAAGGTCATCAAGCTCATGTTCGTCGTCATCGTCACGTTCATCGTCTGCTGGGCAGCGGATAGCGTGGCTCTCCTGGCCTACAACATGCGATGGGTGGAGCGGTCCTACCTCTACAGTAACGTCTATCATGTTCTTGTCGTGATGGCGTATTTCAACACGTGCGCAAACCCACTCATTTATGCCATCCACTACCCGGAATTCAGGCAAGCCGTCAAGGACCTGTTCTGTGGCTCTGGAACCGTCAGATCTTCCCTGTTTGGAAAGGACTATAATCTGACCACGAAAGGCAGGGTCTATGTTAACGCTATCGTCTGAAAGATGTTGACAGACCTAAATTTCCGCCGATATTACTCTAAGTTAACTCAAATTAAGTAGAAATAATGTTTGAACACATCCAGACATCCGTTGCTTACAGTTCTATTTTGGAATTTTTGTTGACGTATCGTCAACACCGACCTGTATAggatatgtatatattttcgtGTAACCACCGTCCTAATAATTGCAGATTGTGTAAACCCTTTGCACATTGTGAACACTGAcaactgattaaaaaaaaacatcactgTTGCCCTGCCCTTCGTTCtgtgtatatttcatattttatctaAAGTGACACGTAGACTCAAACGCAAGTAATATCGATGCTGATCGCACAATTAGTGATAAGTACAAAATAACGATGATGAATTAAGTAGGCTTTATATTCAAATTGCATGGTACTAGACCCAAAAATGTAGGGAGAAATAAATCAAGTTCGACATTGAAAAATTAATATCATTGAAAAGAATAATACAATTTAAGAAGCTGTTGGCTTGATTTTGGTCATATCATAAGATAATAACCAAAAGAAATCACGCAGGAATAGTCGAATGAAATAAAGGTGAGCAAATATCAAATCCATGACAAAAGCAGGGGCGAATTctaaaaggggggcacattttcccgatgcaaaattgagaagcaaaaaaaagatcCTCACTTTCAAAAAAGGGGTCGGGCACCTTGGGTATAAACGGcatatttgcaatatttttttttcatggctctaaaaaaaggggggatgtgccacccccaccccctggatccgccactgaacCAAATCAACTCTGACCGATCAAAATCTATATCACTGAATATGAGCGCCATCACGcaatcggtcggtttggagacGGTTTCGTTACAATTATAGACCTTAtgcagtgacgtcatcgaccCGCCATCTTTAATCGAGCATGAAGCCATTGCCTTGCATGCGTtgctggggagcatttcatcgaCATTCTTTTCGTccaacaaattttcagatctgACACCTTCCTCGATTCAGATCGGCtgaaggccaccgcacaccttacgactgttcgcaaTCCGATTGTGGAACAAATcgattttgctcattttctaaaaaatgtgaatggaacatgtaattttatttgaggttataattaattgaaagaatactaatataaccattttgaaatattggaagcctttattttggagtaaaggccaaattagtttcaaatcgtagccaatcgtacgactgctatgacgtcaatacgactagatattaaattcgcttttattctaagaaggatgatagcatagtcacagatttgaacataggtattcgtaccaTGAttgagaacattacacagtaagatattccaattctcaatattagcatcaaatcctactacattttattctgcaATCTGGTCGCAGACCgcaggtgtgcggtcgcctttagaAACACTATTGCGTGGATACCATCGGATATTACAAGAACTTGTCGGATAGAACATCCGACAATTCTCACaagaaacgctcccctgatctgCGGCTGACGCTACTCTGgaggggagaagggggggggctaTGAGATTAGGCCTACGACGTCATATGTATAAGGATTATacgaaacattaaaaaaaatctcagaaatACAGGGGATGTAAAGGGCCAGCAGATGTTCTCAcaaagggggtgttgcaagaaaatatttacaatcaatcgcaaatattcttctgcaattttacagttgattgatcacttttacctttagcaaatcagattacactcctcgtttcatggagcagattagcaatcatacgcaaatttgcaattaattgcacggcatatgcttgattttgcGAATGAAAATAGACTTACAATAATATTAATCGCAAGTTTCTTACAACGACCCATTACTCTGTAAATGTGTACTCATTCTTAATCAGGTTTAAAGTCGGGTATAGAAGTGCTTTAAAATCGAACGATGTTTTTTCCGTCATGTCTTTGATATTTCGTCCATCCGTTATATGTCATCTTCACGTCCTCACTAAGTTCACATCTAATGAAGATCTAGGCCCGGTCTTATATCGAGTTGTCATTGAACCGATCATTCTGaattatggaaatccattaatgtcatatttttttcgtaCAGAAAATTTACTGGTcatgtggcccagtggattagtctccgaaCTTTGAAActgagggtcgtgggttcgaatcccagccatggcgtaatttccttcagcaagaaactgatccacaatgtgctgcactcaacccaggtgaggtaaatgggtaccggtaagAATTAATTCCTTGAGAAGCTGTGTGTGCTCTGAACGCCtggcttagccgggtaatataggagcaccttgagcacctaacaaggtggataattatgtgcgcaatataaatactctatatttttaatattatacGTTCACATCTAATGAAGATTTGGGCCCAGTCTGACAAAGAgatgtgattgatcagatcaaactAAACAATGGAATCCATTACTGTCATGattaatcttacaggaaatttacCGCCTGTCCTGATGAAAGAAGCACATTGATTGGTCGAGACAATGATATATGCTTGACCATAGATCATAGATGAGGGAGCGAGTTGACCCAGTCTGTGTTCACTACGTTCACATCTTATGAAGATTTGGGTTCCGTCTCAAAAAGAGCTGTGATTGATCCGACCATTCTCAACTGTGGAAATCaaacaatgtcataatttttcgtACAGAAAATTTACCGGACATCCTTCTGAAAATGATATATACTTGAGCATAGATCATAGATACAAAACTATTTGTACGGATCTATGCATGCACCAAGGCATTGGATGTGTTGGTTTTCTGTAGTTATGAGTATTCGGATCTGACACAATAGATGGGTCCAAGGGATCGCTTTgataaaactgttcgtaagttaggCCTATTCGCATGGGTTGGTTCAATTATATTAATCAAGCTAGTACTGAATATTATTGTACATCCTCAAAAGGGGCCTATGTATGCGGAAGGGGCTTATATAATACCAAGTAGCTGTTCCACAGACCTTAGCGATACCACCAGTATCATGTCAAGATGTCACTATGTTCTGGTAATTGATATCAAACatataacataaatatatgCTTCATATCAATTACCAGAACTTAGTGACATCTTGACATGATATTGGTGGTATCGCTAAGGTCTATGGAACAGCTACTTGGTATTATGTAAGCCCCTTCCGCATACATAGGCCCCTTTTGGGGCTGTTATAGCAACGGTGTTGGCCTCCTTAAAGAATTCAGTTTAACTTGCATGGTTCTGAAAGGGTTCAATCCCATCTGAAATTACCAATATTGTTACACAAGAGAAAAACTGCATTATTTGTccctttttgtgtgtgtgtctaATTTTAGCCTAAAGAGTAGGCTTAAgtttatgatatatattttgtttaagcCTACAAAAAAAATGGGGTGATCATACACGACAATTTGACCTCCATTGTTTGATGCAGCTCTTTATTACAGAGTTTGGAAAGTTAGCTTTTTATGGGTcacaatcagtggcgtaccgagGATTtcccaaagggggggggggcaaattcgtcctccaaaaaaaatacaagcaaaaaaaaggtcttcaaccacaaaaaGGATTTTGCACCAGAAAAATAactgacaaccaaaaaaaaagtcttaaagttcaaaagagggggccacttgtggctcgtcagggatcagttgtgactcgtcagggggggggggcaggggttaCGTCCCTCGCATGAGTTgcgactcgtcaggggggcagtctgcccccgcccaccccccccccccttaggtaccCTAGTGGTCACAATGGTGCGGCGTAAtgcactattaaaaaaaatggccagGCCTATAATAACGTGTAGGATTCGGTTTaagtttttttattaagttttacCTTATGGAGGAAATTGTCATTAAGTCATACGCGCCTAACAACATCATGTTATATTAAGATCTTAATATGAGCATCCCCGTCTCGCTAATTATGACACGTATTCTCAACTCCGGTTTAATATAGTCCATGGTTTTAATCTAAGTATGGCTTAACTATGGGTAGAACACCGTAATGCTGGATCTATATCAGTAGATAGTGAACAGGTGCGGATCCAGGATATTCCGAACGTGGGGGCACGCTtttgttttaacggcatttttacattacaaatttgaattgtgcctctcaaagggggaggGCACGAGTcggcttgcccccccccctggatccgccagtgatagTGAATGTACCCCCACACTTGGCCCTCATTATTGCCTTGCGTAATTACagtacactgtgaaaaaaaagagtaaatttacgttggtcatttttttgttgggtaatatatacgttggttattgttttgttgggcattatgtgcccaatacttaggcaaatttttactctgccgctgccaaaatacagatgtccaattgttgggctagtaattgccctgctgagtggtaaatgttgcgaaactttacgatcacgagttgcgcttgcagcatgctacacacggtcgataagatatggaggagcttctagatgactgggggctggggagcctcgctgaatctttcatagatgagttgcttaaacgtttttttaatttttttattttggactttacgttaagcataatttgtaaggaatttgtcagaataggcctacatacatgacatatatctgacgctgttttgtttttgcttcactcacttgagatatgcacttgcacttgtatgcagcgttattgtgcatgcaaagcactttcggataaggtctccggatcgacacgGACCAGGTACACGAAGTGAGTGTAGGCCTTGCTCAGATGTTGgattaataactttattaaaaagttgggcaaattaatgtcccccaaaatgtagttcaaaatattacccaacagttgggcacattaatgccccaacaacgttgggtaaaatattgcccagtagttggtagggttgactatcggcccaacgttgggcaaaatattgggtaaaatattgcccaattttttcacagtgtacgCGCATGGGCAAacatgaatacatgtagttgttaaTTAACATAATGCAGTGGTTCCTTTTTTTAGACTTGAATATTGCAGATTCATGTTGCTATGCCAGGCATACACCTTCTTGATAAACTAGCACCATTTATCGAGTACTGTGGCGTAGAGTAACAAATTGTCCTGATGAATGATAGATTTCTTCACCATGAAAGTGTGCTAATGGGGAAGATCCCCCAAAAAGTAAAATGCATTCATTGAAtacagctttaaaaaaaaactttttagcTTCCCATTATAAGCGCAGACTTGGACAAAGATAAGATACTGATTCAAATTCACCGAGTCAAGCACACGATCAATCCACTGGGTCGAGTACACGATCAATATAGGGAAAGTGTTGTAATTTTGTTAACCCTTATTATCGTCTTTTACACACTGTTGCCGAATAAACAATCTCAATGCATAATTCAATTTGCTACAAGATGAATTATGTATTAGATTGTTTTCGTTCGCAAGTTGCAAACCAAATCAGGGGTGCAGTCGCTACTTCGTGCCGTCGCATAGAAACGATACTCATTTTGTCACGTGATTTTTGTGACTGATCGATATTTTGCCCCCGATGCGGAATTCGATCAAATAAACCATATCGCCTGCCCAACCCATCAGTTTTATCTCATGGCTTTGTCTTTGTATATTATCTGTAGTTCGTACTCTATGTTACTGACATCTCTCTtgcacttgaaaaaaaagttttattggGTTACaagcatgcccccccccctcctcgaaatACATTTATTGCTTTTGCATCATGTTCTTCTATAGACAGCTGGtcgccgtctgtttcgaggatttttcttaacattttagtttttttaatttcttctctgtgtttggtgagtggagccaacggagttcaacGGAACAACCAATAtcacagagactgaagcttttagTCTAGTCCCTCTATATCTATTTCAGTCCACAATGTGCTTTGAGTTTGAGAGTAGGAAATAAAAATTGGTTTACCGAATCTTGTACTAATGTAGCGTTTGTTATTGCTGTCTTATGGATGCGTGGTACTCTACACGTCGATCGCACATACAAACGAAGAAAGGGGAAAATGTCAGGTACAGAATATTTGTTTTCTGGGCATCGGGCGTGCAAAACACTGGAAAAACAATGAGATTTATGAACACAGCAAAACTGAACAATAaaagttaaacaaaacaaaactaacTGCAAATTTTACAATCTGGTTTCCTAGTTGTTCTTACCTGTATAATAAATATGAGAGTGAATCCTACTTCAGGCGGCCAAAACTGGGGGCTTCCAAAAACGAACAAAATCACTTCCAACGGGTCCGATGGGCCGAGGTGGTGGGGAACAAGCCGGGTGGGTTGCTGTGTCAGTTATGAATTAGCTTTCGCAAGGCATACTTAAATCCCACAGATTAAGATTACCATTCAAAGCACTATTGATGCATGTTCACGGGGTGCTTTCGTCAGATAAAGTTGCAATCAAGTAGGTTCAGAGTGGATGGAATCCACCAAATAAGTTTGCTCAAATGCAGGTGTTTCTTCCCCGTTAACATggtagcattttttttcttgaggtTAGTGCGATAAATTGCAATACTTAGAATTCAGCCTACATTATAGTATTCGTTGTTAGGCCTGACAGGCTTACAGGACTGGTTGTCAAGAACAACCTTTATTTAAAAGGTGAAGGCATGTGATTCGAAATAGTTAAACAGGTATTTtcgtgtgtgtatttgagttttgtcagacgtgtatcaatcagatatgattatttacgtctgggacagacctttaacgtcaccatccaaaagacgtgaccagggctcgaacctctgcatcaatttgtaacttccccacagcttggattacaggagcacgccacaacgcccagtttcgTTTCGAACAacctttgtttaaaaagtgtAGGCATGTAATTCGAAATAGTTAAACAGGTGTTTTGGTTCCCATATTAATCACATTCAATGCCGACACAAATGATGTAATGTCAGGTATCATGATGAACTTCAATCTTTTTGTAATATGTAGACAATTTTAGTACTGCATTGCTGCATACATGGGCCTATACAGGGAAGACAATGTTCAGAGTGATTACACTAATGTTATGATAATTACTTGTTCTCCACCACTTCGGTCTATCAGGGACGTGTTAAAAGCAATCTAAGtaatgcggggggggggggggctggctattattatttttcctgaTGATGAAATCTATTCAAATTCTGAGGAAAGAGTCAGGTGGAGAATTCCTGTcttgttaccccccccctctctctctctctcctctcgaTTGTTCTATCATGGACCGATGAAGAGATGGACGATTAACGCAGGCATTTCTTTGATCCAATGATAGTCACCGTCACCTGGTTATGCGCATCTTAATGAGAACATACAGGTGTTATGACAATAGCAATTATTACCATGACTACCAAGACGTATCTGATCACTAGAAGACAGATCAGTTTCCCGGTCTTAGTTTTGTTGGCTGATACCCTGTTTCAGCATGTGCCTATCAATCAACATATTTCTTGAGAAGCAGACAATTTCTGTGATATAAAACATATTATTCAATCCAGACACTTCCGGATGCACGTATAGGACCTAAATAACATTTACCGTATTTAAACTTAATCGgcttttgcatcggctcgcggttttgaaccgcgagctgtaacagcgtgtaaacgcagtgcaagataaaccaaaagccgattctgcatcggcttttgtTTCTGAACCAGAAGTCGatcaagtgtaaacacggtaattgTGAGATACACGGTCTATACGCGTTACGTGCCACGTATATCTGGAATATTATGGAAAAACTTGGggaaatggaatgttaaatgGTTAACAATCAATGACAAATTTGCCTGTATATTAAAATATGCAGAcattcccctccccccccaaaaaaaaaaaaattgatggaacTGAGATAACCAAAGTTAAACAAGAACTGCACATcgattttccatattttaaatgatTTGTTATCAACTGCGAAGACAATCTGTGAAATATAAAGTTCTAATCACGAACTGCTCAAGTTCAGGCCCTTCTCACGGTAGCGAACATAGGACCAAAGTAGACAAGTATGAAGagaatgacaataataatagtcaCCTGTTCAGTGAATTCATTATCTAAGCGATGAACGTTCATCTCTTCATAGGCCCATGGTTCTATTAATATAGTGTTTTTATGGTAGCAATAATTTCCTCATTCATTATCATTCGATTTTAAGCCATGTCAATTAAGTAATTTAAACTGCCTGCAAGTATTCTCGAGTGTTTCTCTGGGTGTCATCTTTTTGCTTTTCGGACTCTTTGTTCTTTCTTGGAATCACAGGCGTGTagatggaagggggggggggcttgggggccTACGAACCCCCTCccctaataaaaaaataatgactcagaaatagagaaaagaaaaaacatacaGTATATCATGAAATAATGTATCATGCATTTTCGTAATATGTATAATGTCAAAATCTGccttaaatttgatttttttttaagaaggtaattttttttggaaatttatCCAAAAAGCAATGTCTGGgcacctcaattttttttacatcactACCTActgtttgaaataaatacaaataccgGATCCTGGCTTCTAGTTAATGAAATAACTGGGATCACGGGAGCGTTTAGTTAAAATTTAAGAatgtcacacttaaatctttgtgaaacgccCCCAATTGTCAATAGATTATACAGGAAATTAATCGAGTGAACAAGACCGTTTATGTGATCTATATTCACCTGAGCCCCggttcataaagacttgttacaaTAATGAATGTATAATTAACATAACAAATTTCCTATCTACCAATCATATCAAAGGATTTCCGTAGCTTTAAATTGTTCCTGCAAACTTGTTACTAtaacaagttttgtgaaacGGGTCCCTGATCTACAAACCGTTTGTCTTCTTCTGAGATACTGAGGGCTTTTTCACACGTgattgtaatcgtgactgtgattagcgttcgtgattctaatcatgttctagtttggtttcacacgtgctaaaaattcgtcATTTTCATAGCCTTATTTTCcgctggaatcatcattcaaaatgcgagtttttttaccgtgtgaaagggcggttagTCAAACATGGGCGAAACCAGTTTGGTCTACTGGTACTATCAATTTGGTCTAAATTACCGTTTGGTAGATGCTTTACTAGGTCTAAGTAACATCTACttagtctaattctcatttagtctaacaCTCAGTTGGTATAATTTCCACTTCATCCGCATATCATTTCtaactttgtcaaatgaaatgaaagtttgGTTCATAAACGGTTCATCAGACTAAAAGGGCTTTTACAATCGTTCGTGCGATGGTTTGCGATCATTACTTTTTTGTCACAATTAACATAGACTATGTTACACAGAATCGCAACGgctgtgaaaggggctttatgGGGACTTGCGATCatttgcaagtctatttttggtcccttCATCAATCACAGGTCTtgtaattaattgtaaatttgtgaTCGATTGctgggcctgtcttacaaagagttacgattgatccgatcatctgaaactatatggaaatccggcaatgtcatattttgtttctccaggaaatttgcatgatgtcctttgtaaacgaAGAAatgcacactgaattttcaagacagGTATATGATTATACTtcacatctagaaaatattttgaacaaaaatgcattaacattgctggctttccatagttgttgatgatcggatcaatcgtaactctttgtgagacgggcCCAATATCTGCTTCTTGCAAGGAGTGTAATCTAATTTGGTACAGCTAAAATTGATCTAgaccccatcttacaaagagttgcaattgatccaatcaatcgtaactctatggaaatccatcagtgccataatttttctacaggaaatttgcaaaatgtcctttgtaaacaaaggagaacacaccaaattgtcaagaaatcaatgaatttattgatacactttcatgtctaaattttttgaacaaacatgcattttatatgttgactctGCTAGCTCtccatagttatgattgatcggatcaatcgcaactctttgtacgaCGGGCTCCCTAGTCATTGTAAAactgcaacagaatatttttgcaattgattgcaaatattttcttgcaacactcctTTAACGATGTTAGACCAAGTAGATAGGTAAAGTAGGTATAGCACTTCCagaaaattagaccaagtagTAAATGGGTTAATGGCAactagaccaaatggttagtagacaCCTGACTGGCTGTAGACAAACTAAGATTAGAccatgcacagcaaaaactgtggtgttaaccggtgtacatagaggaccacaccagttattttacaccggtgttaaatttgtggtgttag includes these proteins:
- the LOC121426737 gene encoding gastrin/cholecystokinin type B receptor-like, with the protein product MEQYSESIQSSSVIDHVNATIASDWSWTPIKWSWWIIIQLVLAILGISGNLLVILVLFQRRSYRKPTDILIGGLAAADFITSIFMIPQPKLSGVPDTILGEIACKLIYSSVFLWISISCSVFTLTAISIERYIAVVHPFQFKHWVTPKKIAIWFVIIALAAIAINSRTFGTTWVDGEHGKCTHRYSDKGVQTFSGIMVFLVLFIIPTLIMLVSYSLIARSLRIRSKQYKLQHSVQKSGHGSGPSDRLLIARNKVIKLMFVVIVTFIVCWAADSVALLAYNMRWVERSYLYSNVYHVLVVMAYFNTCANPLIYAIHYPEFRQAVKDLFCGSGTVRSSLFGKDYNLTTKGRVYVNAIV